From one Gossypium hirsutum isolate 1008001.06 chromosome D08, Gossypium_hirsutum_v2.1, whole genome shotgun sequence genomic stretch:
- the LOC107911332 gene encoding B2 protein — protein MENNQQSFWHFSDQLRIQNSNLANLSLNDSIWSNSYVSKRPDERRNFDIRVGGEVNSVNNLKPKVSDFNSFNNDGWKIGATTNNIGFGPIAPKNTGINGGFNKGVYSKPANNNNFNVSLKGNKNRGEDDHGSKSGKKNSNKKKNNNSDNNNNETKDGGSAADKRFKTLPPSEALPRNETVGGYIFVCNNDTMQENLKRQLFGLPPRYRDSVRAITPGLPLFLYNYSTHQLHGIFEAASFGGTNIDPTAWEDKKCPGESRFPAQVRVLTRKICEPLEEDSFRPILHHYDGPKFRLELNVPEALSLLDIFAEQDP, from the exons ATGGAGAACAACCAGCAATCATTTTGGCATTTCAGTGATCAACTTAGGATCCAAAATTCCAATTTGGCTAATCTTTCGCTTAACGATTCCATTTGGAGCAACAGTTATGTCTCTAAAAGGCCTGATGAAAGGAGGAATTTTGATATCAGAGTCGGTGGTGAAGTTAATTCTGTTAACAACTTGAAGCCCAAAGTCTCtgatttcaattctttcaacaaTGATGGATGGAAAATTGGAGCCACCACCAACAACATAGGGTTCGGTCCCATCGCTCCGAAGAATACTGGAATCAACGGGGGTTTCAACAAAGGGGTTTATTCGAAGCCGGCGAATAACAATAATTTCAATGTTAGTTTGAAGGGGAATAAGAATAGAGGAGAGGATGATCATGGGAGCAAAAGCGGGAAGAAGAATAGTAACAAGAAGAAGAACAATAACAGCGACAATAACAACAACGAAACTAAAGATGGGGGGAGTGCTGCTGACAAGAGGTTCAAGACACTGCCACCGTCGGAGGCTTTGCCTAGGAACGAAACTGTTGGAGGCTACATCTTTGTTTGCAACAACGATACCATGCAAGAGAATCTCAAGAGACAGCTCTTTG GTTTGCCTCCACGTTACCGAGATTCAGTCCGGGCCATAACTCCGGGTCTGCCTCTTTTCCTCTACAACTACTCCACCCACCAGCTCCATGGAATATTTGAG GCTGCAAGCTTTGGAGGAACAAACATCGATCCGACAGCTTGGGAGGACAAGAAATGCCCTGGCGAGTCCCGCTTCCCTGCTCAG GTTCGGGTGTTAACAAGGAAAATCTGTGAGCCACTTGAGGAGGACTCCTTTAGGCCAATTCTCCACCACTACGATGGTCCCAAGTTCCGCCTTGAACTCAACGTGCCGGAG GCACTCTCCCTATTGGATATATTTGCTGAACAAGATCCTTAA